The sequence below is a genomic window from Candidatus Omnitrophota bacterium.
TCTCCTCGAGCAATTGCAAAGCAGGTCCGAAAAAATCCCCGTTCTCGTCGTTTCCATGTACGAAGATCCCTTCTATATCGAAAAGGCTTTTAAAGCGGGGGCCAAGGGCTATATGCTGAAAAGGGAATCGGTGCAAAAAGTGGGAATGGCGATCCGCCAAATCTTGAACGGCCGCATCTACGCCAGCGAAGATATCTCCTTGCGCATGCTTTCCAGCATGGTGGAGAAGCAATTTTCTCCCGCCGCGTCGAATATCCGCCAAACGTTAAGCCAACGCGAATTCCAGATCTTCGAATTCATCGGCCAGGGGAAAAAGCGGCAAGAGATCGCGGAGGCGCTGCATATCAGCGACCGCACCGTCGATACGCACATGACCCGGATCAAAGAAAAATTGGAAATCGATTCCAACGCCAAGCTCATCCACTGCGCCATCAAATTTTTCATGAAATCCTATTAATTGTTTCCCGCCGTTTATTCCTCCTGCTTAATTTCATTCTAATACTTTTGTACGAATTGTTCTTATGTTGCTTTTAAGGCTATTTCGTACAAAAAAGACGCATTTTCTCGATTGGTTTCCCGCCTCGATTCGCTTGATAATGTTATGTCATCATGGATTTGTTGCTTGATTGGCAATGGCTTTCCGCCGCTAATCCATTATGCAAACTACTTAACAAAGGAGTCATGACAATGCAGAATCGAAGGAATATGGAGAAGTGTTGGTTGCTGCCGGTATTGTTCGGAATGATGGTTATTCTTCCTGCGGCGGCGATGGGGTACACGGAATCGGGCCAGATTAACGGCGCAGAGACATGGTCGGGCACGATAGAACTGCTGGGCGATATTGTCATCACGAAGACGGGCGCTTTGACCATTCAACCGGGAACGGTCATTAAGTGCGAGCCGAAATTCGATATGGAAGTAGGA
It includes:
- a CDS encoding response regulator transcription factor, whose translation is LLEQLQSRSEKIPVLVVSMYEDPFYIEKAFKAGAKGYMLKRESVQKVGMAIRQILNGRIYASEDISLRMLSSMVEKQFSPAASNIRQTLSQREFQIFEFIGQGKKRQEIAEALHISDRTVDTHMTRIKEKLEIDSNAKLIHCAIKFFMKSY